The following coding sequences lie in one Pseudomonadota bacterium genomic window:
- a CDS encoding HD domain-containing protein: protein MHFRDPIHGTIALSPDELALVESPVFQRLRGIRQLGFGDQAFPGATHTRFAHSLGAMQMASRMFDAVFAPGDEGVLPEGERRRLRQLVRLAVLLHDLGHAPLSHATEDCMPPRRALGLDCFTAAEQLERATHEDYTVLLLLASPLRQTLEQRFAPLGLGAHDVAQLISPRFAARAASLVVSGIDFAPLLAQIVSGELDADRMDYLQRDSFYAGVNYGKFDEQWLLSNLTLHVEDARAHLALAHRAIFAFEDFLLSRYHMFVSVYYHHTAVGFDTMLGRFIEEEPQAFALPTDAERYVACDDITLWTILRASPNPWARRVVARDLYRRLLELHTADGAAEIAALQDALRHAAVDFFISRDEGVLSRYYGAGRQPPIFVINRALQRVSRIEEYSPLFERYAQPARLTRVYVRPDQVAAARACLTTALPPTMGEQLRLAWK from the coding sequence ATTCACTTTCGCGATCCGATCCACGGCACGATCGCGCTCAGCCCCGACGAGCTCGCGCTCGTCGAGAGCCCGGTCTTTCAGCGCCTGCGCGGCATCCGCCAGCTCGGCTTCGGCGATCAGGCGTTTCCTGGCGCCACGCATACGCGCTTCGCGCATAGCCTCGGCGCGATGCAGATGGCCTCGCGGATGTTCGACGCGGTGTTTGCGCCGGGCGACGAGGGTGTCCTGCCCGAGGGCGAGCGCCGCCGCCTGCGCCAGCTCGTGCGCCTCGCGGTGCTGCTCCACGACCTCGGCCACGCCCCGCTCTCGCATGCGACCGAGGACTGCATGCCGCCGCGCCGCGCGTTGGGCCTCGACTGCTTCACGGCGGCGGAGCAGCTCGAGCGTGCGACCCATGAGGATTACACGGTGCTGCTGCTCTTGGCCTCGCCGCTGAGGCAGACGCTGGAGCAGCGCTTCGCCCCGCTCGGGCTCGGCGCCCACGACGTGGCGCAGCTGATCAGCCCGCGCTTCGCCGCGCGGGCCGCGTCGCTGGTGGTGAGCGGCATCGACTTCGCGCCGCTGCTGGCCCAGATCGTCAGCGGCGAGCTCGACGCCGATCGGATGGACTACCTGCAGCGCGATTCGTTCTACGCCGGCGTCAATTACGGCAAGTTCGATGAGCAGTGGCTGCTCAGCAACCTGACGCTGCACGTCGAGGACGCGCGCGCGCATCTGGCGCTGGCGCACCGAGCGATCTTTGCCTTCGAGGACTTCCTGCTCAGCCGCTATCACATGTTCGTCAGTGTCTACTACCACCACACGGCGGTCGGCTTCGACACGATGCTGGGGCGCTTCATCGAGGAGGAGCCGCAGGCCTTCGCGCTGCCGACCGACGCCGAGCGCTACGTCGCCTGCGACGACATCACGCTCTGGACGATCCTCCGCGCGTCGCCGAACCCGTGGGCGCGCCGCGTCGTGGCCCGTGACCTCTACCGGCGCCTGCTCGAGCTGCACACGGCCGATGGCGCCGCCGAGATCGCGGCCTTGCAGGACGCGCTGCGGCACGCCGCCGTGGACTTCTTCATCAGCCGCGACGAGGGCGTCCTCAGCCGCTACTACGGGGCGGGTCGCCAGCCGCCGATCTTCGTGATCAACCGCGCGCTGCAGCGGGTCAGCCGCATCGAGGAGTACTCGCCGCTCTTTGAGCGCTACGCCCAGCCAGCGCGGCTGACGCGGGTTTACGTGCGCCCCGACCAGGTCGCGGCGGCGCGCGCCTGCCTGACGACCGCCCTGCCGCCGACGATGGGCGAACAGCTGCGACTGGCCTGGAAGTAA
- the tssE gene encoding type VI secretion system baseplate subunit TssE: MPASRTLLQRLEAPGPPDQRELNADLRQLRDSIREHLQTLLNSVYGGSESAPEFGVPSFGDFIRGGQSGQAIESAVRRAIERYEPRLKEVNVAFDEGGEQGSAFELRFSITASVVTGHGQVPTVFRSIVEPTGHVRVGGG, encoded by the coding sequence ATGCCTGCATCGCGCACCTTGCTGCAGCGGCTCGAAGCGCCCGGCCCGCCCGATCAGCGCGAGCTGAACGCGGACCTGCGCCAGCTTCGTGACTCGATCCGCGAGCATCTCCAGACCCTGCTCAACAGCGTCTACGGCGGCTCGGAGAGCGCACCGGAGTTCGGCGTGCCGAGCTTCGGCGACTTCATTCGCGGCGGTCAATCGGGCCAGGCGATCGAGAGCGCGGTGCGCCGTGCGATCGAACGCTACGAGCCGCGCCTCAAGGAGGTCAACGTCGCCTTCGACGAGGGCGGCGAGCAGGGCTCCGCCTTCGAGCTGCGCTTCAGCATCACGGCCAGCGTCGTCACCGGTCACGGCCAGGTTCCGACCGTCTTTCGCAGCATCGTCGAGCCCACCGGCCACGTGCGCGTGGGCGGCGGCTAG
- the tssF gene encoding type VI secretion system baseplate subunit TssF → MDRRSFREHLRFLYEGGHAMAQAHPRVAAMLGGLSYDPDVERLLEGIAFITSKIGERQAKSLDEVCQLLFDTLFPHYLAPLPATTILQFEQPEGAPRASVPRGSIVASLPVLETPCHFRTAFAVELGGLHLDEVIWQAQGPSTTLELRFGAGAWLAQPPARDRIALHLHGEPLLTRALYEWLLRAVERVELVDARGRPLALTALRPQALGFGEDEALLDYPSGSFPGFRLLQEYFTLPEKFLFVAFDGVWAELQRAGLAGGERFGLRLTLRASAESLVVTTQNLRLGCTPAANLFEHGADPVLRDPGHMDYRVRPGGRHLHHDTVRVLEVSGFSAARGHRPYALLSEADLSRNDGALCQLHRRLVGRELQSYLCVYDTAAELPTEETLTIELLCSNGYLPTALGVGDIRVPLGQAAELRCANLQPPTRPLPPPVGEDLRRRLVRHMALSQRELTSIAALREALTLYDFRLIYDLAARRAHTQLHEGLREATTTTLLHRHRGVPLWGQTTLLAVDDRAFTPGELHLLGSVLSELLALQAPLNMFSELGIRRLQTQDLHRWPKRLGREALASC, encoded by the coding sequence ATGGACCGCCGCAGCTTCCGCGAGCATCTGCGCTTCCTCTATGAGGGCGGCCACGCGATGGCCCAGGCCCATCCGCGCGTGGCGGCGATGCTCGGCGGGCTGAGCTACGACCCCGACGTCGAGCGCTTGCTCGAGGGCATCGCCTTCATCACCAGCAAGATCGGCGAGCGCCAGGCCAAGAGCCTCGACGAGGTTTGTCAGCTGCTCTTCGACACGCTCTTCCCGCATTATCTCGCCCCGCTGCCGGCCACGACGATCCTGCAGTTCGAGCAGCCCGAGGGGGCCCCACGCGCGAGCGTGCCGCGCGGCAGCATCGTCGCGTCGCTGCCGGTGCTCGAGACGCCCTGCCACTTCCGCACGGCCTTCGCGGTCGAGCTGGGCGGGCTGCACCTCGACGAGGTGATCTGGCAGGCCCAGGGCCCGAGCACGACGCTCGAGCTGCGCTTCGGCGCTGGCGCCTGGCTCGCGCAGCCTCCCGCTCGCGATCGCATCGCCCTGCACCTGCACGGCGAGCCGCTGCTGACCCGGGCGCTCTATGAGTGGCTGCTGCGCGCCGTCGAGCGCGTCGAGCTGGTGGATGCGCGCGGCCGGCCGCTGGCGCTGACGGCGCTGCGGCCCCAGGCGCTCGGCTTCGGCGAGGACGAGGCGCTGCTCGACTATCCGAGCGGCAGCTTCCCCGGCTTTCGCCTGCTGCAGGAGTACTTCACGCTGCCCGAGAAGTTCCTCTTCGTCGCCTTCGATGGCGTCTGGGCCGAGCTGCAGCGTGCCGGGCTGGCGGGTGGGGAGCGCTTCGGCCTGCGCCTGACCCTGCGCGCCAGCGCCGAGTCACTGGTGGTCACCACGCAGAACCTGCGGCTTGGATGCACCCCTGCCGCCAACCTCTTCGAGCATGGGGCCGACCCGGTGCTGCGCGATCCCGGCCACATGGACTACCGCGTGCGTCCAGGCGGAAGGCACCTGCACCACGATACGGTGCGCGTGCTCGAGGTCAGCGGCTTCTCCGCGGCGCGCGGCCATCGGCCCTACGCGCTGCTCTCGGAGGCCGACCTCTCGCGCAACGACGGCGCCCTCTGCCAGCTCCATCGCAGGCTGGTCGGCCGCGAGCTGCAGAGCTACCTCTGCGTCTACGACACGGCCGCCGAGCTGCCGACCGAGGAGACCCTGACGATCGAGCTGCTCTGCAGCAACGGCTACCTGCCGACCGCGCTCGGCGTCGGCGACATCCGCGTGCCGCTCGGGCAGGCAGCCGAGCTGCGCTGCGCCAACCTGCAGCCACCGACGCGCCCCCTGCCCCCGCCCGTGGGCGAGGACCTGCGCCGCCGACTGGTGCGCCACATGGCGCTGAGCCAACGCGAGCTGACCTCGATCGCAGCGCTGCGCGAAGCGCTGACGCTCTACGACTTCCGCCTGATCTATGACCTCGCGGCCCGCCGAGCGCATACCCAGCTCCACGAGGGGCTGCGCGAGGCCACGACCACCACGCTGCTGCACCGCCACCGCGGGGTACCGCTCTGGGGGCAGACCACGCTGCTCGCCGTCGACGATCGCGCCTTCACGCCCGGCGAGCTGCACCTGCTGGGCTCGGTGCTGAGCGAGCTGCTGGCGTTGCAGGCCCCGCTGAACATGTTCTCCGAGCTCGGCATCCGCCGGCTCCAGACACAGGACCTCCACCGATGGCCAAAACGCCTGGGCCGCGAAGCGCTCGCGAGCTGCTGA
- a CDS encoding protein-L-isoaspartate O-methyltransferase yields the protein MFRIAQPSWTALCLAGCLLGASPGARADRALFDFVDFAAERRAMVETLRAEGITDEGVLWAMGAVPREQFVPAGYRRHFAGDHAIPLDSDTTESSVSRPLTVAAMSAWLELAPGDRVLEIGTGSGYGAAVLATMLKRLGAHPGRGRAGHLDTVELDPKLVVAARQRLLQQGHTNVRCALADGSLGLPGAAPFDRIIVCRGGR from the coding sequence GTGTTTCGTATCGCTCAGCCCAGCTGGACCGCGCTCTGCCTGGCCGGCTGCCTCCTCGGCGCCTCGCCAGGGGCGCGGGCCGATCGGGCCCTCTTCGACTTCGTCGACTTCGCCGCGGAACGCCGCGCGATGGTGGAGACGCTGCGCGCGGAGGGGATCACCGACGAGGGCGTGCTCTGGGCGATGGGCGCCGTACCCCGCGAGCAGTTCGTGCCCGCGGGGTACCGCCGGCACTTCGCCGGAGACCACGCCATCCCCCTCGACTCCGACACCACCGAGAGCAGCGTCAGCCGACCGCTGACCGTCGCCGCGATGAGCGCGTGGCTCGAGCTCGCGCCCGGCGATCGGGTGCTCGAGATCGGCACCGGCAGCGGCTACGGGGCGGCCGTGCTCGCAACGATGCTGAAGCGGCTCGGCGCGCACCCAGGAAGGGGCCGAGCGGGGCACCTCGACACGGTCGAACTCGACCCTAAGCTCGTCGTCGCGGCGAGACAACGGCTGCTGCAACAGGGCCACACGAACGTCCGCTGCGCGCTCGCGGACGGCTCTCTGGGCCTCCCGGGCGCGGCGCCTTTCGACCGCATCATCGTTTGCCGCGGCGGTCGGTGA
- the miaB gene encoding tRNA (N6-isopentenyl adenosine(37)-C2)-methylthiotransferase MiaB, producing the protein MSTAVYIETYGCQMNVADSELMAGVLAGEGFVLVEREEQADVVLLNTCAVRERAEERIIGRLGWLKSAKAARPELVLGVVGCMAERTKESLLARAPYVDLVIGPDAYRRLPQLLREARAEAQDPLVDVRLDRRELYTGIDPQRADGVSGFITIMRGCDRFCSFCIVPFVRGRERSVPPDEVLRQAEAMEQQGFRELTLLGQTVSGYRVGEVGFAELLRALHARTTMRLRFTSPYPTDFADPRLLDTLAELPRVGRHLHLPLQSGSTAVLEDMGRGYSAAQYRTLIAAVRARLPDFALSTDVIVGYPGETEADFAATLALVEEVGFDSAFMFKYSERAGTRASRARPDDLPDAVKVERLARLLALQERSSRARHAALIGRTVEVLVTGTNPRDAQTMLGRTSCFRTTVVAGPPCAPGTLLPALVHRASAHTLFAGAA; encoded by the coding sequence GTGAGCACCGCTGTCTACATCGAAACCTACGGCTGCCAGATGAACGTGGCCGATTCCGAGCTGATGGCTGGCGTGCTGGCCGGCGAGGGCTTTGTCCTGGTCGAGCGCGAGGAGCAGGCGGATGTGGTGTTGCTCAACACCTGCGCCGTCCGCGAGCGCGCCGAGGAGCGCATCATCGGCCGCCTGGGCTGGCTCAAGAGCGCCAAGGCGGCGCGGCCCGAGCTCGTGCTGGGGGTGGTCGGCTGCATGGCCGAGCGGACCAAGGAATCGCTGCTGGCGCGCGCGCCCTATGTCGACCTGGTCATCGGTCCCGACGCCTATCGGCGCCTGCCGCAGCTCCTGCGCGAGGCGCGAGCCGAGGCCCAGGACCCGCTGGTCGACGTGCGCCTCGACCGCCGCGAGCTCTACACCGGGATCGATCCGCAGCGGGCCGACGGGGTCAGTGGGTTCATCACGATCATGCGCGGCTGCGACCGGTTCTGCTCGTTCTGCATCGTGCCCTTCGTGCGCGGGCGCGAGCGCAGCGTGCCGCCCGACGAGGTGCTGCGGCAGGCCGAGGCGATGGAGCAGCAGGGCTTCCGCGAGCTGACGCTGCTCGGCCAGACCGTCTCCGGCTATCGCGTTGGCGAGGTCGGCTTCGCCGAGCTGCTGCGCGCGCTCCACGCGCGCACGACGATGCGGCTGCGCTTCACCTCGCCCTACCCGACCGATTTCGCCGATCCGCGGCTGCTCGACACGCTGGCTGAGTTGCCGCGGGTCGGTCGCCACCTGCACCTGCCGCTGCAGAGCGGCAGCACGGCCGTGCTGGAGGACATGGGGCGCGGCTACAGCGCGGCGCAGTATCGGACGCTGATCGCCGCCGTGCGCGCGCGGCTGCCCGACTTCGCCCTCTCGACGGATGTCATCGTCGGCTACCCGGGCGAGACCGAGGCCGACTTCGCGGCGACGCTCGCGCTGGTCGAGGAGGTCGGCTTCGACAGCGCCTTCATGTTCAAGTACAGCGAGCGCGCCGGCACGCGCGCCTCACGGGCGCGGCCCGATGATCTTCCCGACGCGGTCAAGGTCGAGCGCCTGGCGCGACTGCTCGCGCTGCAGGAGCGCAGCAGTCGGGCGCGGCACGCGGCGCTGATCGGCCGCACGGTCGAGGTGCTCGTGACGGGGACCAACCCCCGTGACGCGCAGACGATGCTCGGGCGCACGAGCTGCTTTCGCACGACGGTCGTCGCCGGCCCGCCCTGTGCGCCCGGGACGTTGCTGCCCGCCCTGGTGCATCGGGCTTCCGCTCACACGTTATTCGCCGGCGCTGCCTGA
- a CDS encoding HIT domain-containing protein: MTETIFARILRGEVPCHRVYEDAQVLAFLDVNPLAAGHLLVIPKEPAVTLDVLSDDAAAALGRVLPRLCRALIAVTGAPGYNVLQNNGSVAHQAVQQVHFHLIPKPDAERGLGVGWPAGRLDGAEGATLAARLAAAVAATAT; encoded by the coding sequence ATGACCGAGACGATCTTTGCTCGTATCCTTCGTGGCGAGGTGCCCTGCCATCGCGTCTATGAGGACGCGCAGGTGCTGGCGTTTCTCGACGTCAACCCGCTGGCGGCGGGGCACCTGCTGGTGATTCCCAAGGAGCCGGCGGTGACGCTCGACGTGCTCTCAGATGACGCGGCGGCCGCGCTCGGCCGCGTCCTGCCGCGCTTGTGCCGCGCCCTGATCGCCGTCACCGGCGCGCCTGGCTATAACGTCTTGCAGAACAATGGCAGCGTGGCCCATCAGGCCGTGCAGCAGGTGCACTTCCATCTGATCCCGAAGCCCGATGCGGAGCGCGGGCTGGGGGTGGGGTGGCCCGCCGGCCGGCTCGACGGCGCCGAGGGTGCGACGCTTGCCGCACGCCTCGCTGCGGCCGTCGCCGCGACCGCGACATGA
- a CDS encoding N-acetylmuramoyl-L-alanine amidase, giving the protein MPGSEIIVCGQRLAIDHPVVTFEDSDGFSAYVPHCTDNISRVFARDPAPGLAQRSSRWRLRQRISPTARLGELRQIVRQVTVHLDGCRDAAMCFDVLHNERGLSVHFMVDTDGTIYQTLDLLHCAFHAAGVNEVAIGIELQNLGDAARRPHAYAKARPTVTCTVHGAQFLCYDFTDAQYEAMGRLGRALTRIFDLPLAAPSANGSAVWTRLDEPRAFRGFLGHYHISLNKWDPGPWDFPRLFGSIGSRLTFPLSGVASDRGAASLAFEREAARYFELSEQDAHAYFPVGPLGDSRLWHGGVHLPATEGDPVHAIARGRIVAARLGPPCPLGSCSFVLLRHQTTLRQQTLTFFSLYFHVAGAAELGAPGSPALPWIDRLPDGPAPAALARGELALLGLEVDAGEVIASVAEAGPAGQRQAQLHFAIFSADELARRIDPAAWEVIESDGKRRLCDEPAILRRIDRPLGRQRPDGRLSRRELRNFFRLSPRREDLRRLVVRHLSEWTPGGWAEELARAPDFAALPPAQRQRMIAQQITPTTWWTRTVAEHAGLPRDGVVYAYHPIGFVLWLKQLQQRETATRAAGIEGADRWLGQLAPSHLTVDSESANEMTDAEDFYSGEQGKQLELEDLVNGYPD; this is encoded by the coding sequence GTGCCGGGCTCCGAGATCATCGTCTGCGGTCAGCGCCTCGCCATCGACCATCCGGTGGTGACCTTCGAGGACAGTGACGGCTTCAGCGCCTACGTCCCCCATTGCACCGACAACATCAGCCGCGTCTTCGCGCGCGACCCGGCGCCGGGCCTGGCGCAGCGCAGCTCGCGCTGGCGCCTCCGGCAACGGATCAGCCCCACGGCGCGCCTCGGCGAGCTGCGCCAGATCGTGCGCCAGGTGACGGTGCACCTCGACGGCTGTCGCGACGCGGCGATGTGCTTCGACGTCCTGCACAACGAGCGTGGGCTCTCCGTGCATTTCATGGTCGACACCGATGGGACGATCTACCAGACGCTGGACCTGCTGCACTGCGCCTTCCACGCCGCGGGCGTCAATGAGGTGGCGATCGGCATCGAGCTGCAAAACCTCGGCGACGCCGCCCGCCGTCCACACGCCTATGCCAAGGCGCGGCCCACGGTGACCTGCACCGTCCACGGCGCGCAGTTTCTCTGCTACGACTTCACCGATGCGCAGTACGAGGCGATGGGGCGGCTCGGTCGCGCGCTGACGCGCATCTTCGACCTGCCGCTGGCGGCGCCCAGCGCCAACGGCAGCGCCGTGTGGACGCGCCTCGACGAGCCCCGCGCCTTTCGCGGTTTCCTCGGCCACTATCACATCAGCCTCAACAAGTGGGATCCGGGGCCCTGGGACTTCCCGCGCCTCTTCGGCAGCATCGGCTCGCGCCTGACCTTTCCGCTCAGCGGCGTCGCCAGCGATCGGGGCGCGGCCAGCCTGGCCTTCGAACGCGAGGCCGCGCGCTACTTCGAGCTGAGTGAGCAGGATGCCCATGCCTACTTCCCGGTGGGCCCGCTCGGCGACTCGCGGCTCTGGCATGGTGGGGTGCACCTGCCGGCGACCGAGGGCGATCCGGTGCATGCGATCGCCCGCGGGCGTATCGTCGCGGCGCGGCTGGGACCGCCCTGCCCGCTGGGGAGCTGCAGCTTCGTCTTGCTGCGGCATCAAACCACGCTGCGCCAGCAGACGCTGACCTTCTTCTCGCTCTACTTCCATGTCGCCGGCGCCGCCGAGCTCGGGGCGCCCGGCAGCCCGGCGCTGCCCTGGATCGACCGGCTGCCCGATGGGCCCGCGCCTGCCGCGCTCGCGCGCGGCGAGCTGGCGCTGCTCGGGCTCGAGGTTGACGCCGGCGAGGTGATCGCCAGCGTCGCGGAGGCGGGACCGGCGGGTCAGCGCCAGGCCCAGCTGCACTTCGCGATCTTCAGCGCCGACGAGCTGGCCCGCCGGATCGATCCGGCGGCCTGGGAGGTAATCGAGAGCGACGGGAAGCGGCGCCTCTGTGACGAGCCCGCGATCCTGCGCCGCATCGACCGTCCCCTCGGCCGCCAGCGGCCCGACGGCCGCCTCAGCCGTCGCGAGCTGCGGAATTTCTTTCGGCTCAGCCCGCGGCGGGAGGACCTGCGGCGCCTGGTGGTGCGGCACCTCTCCGAATGGACCCCCGGCGGCTGGGCCGAGGAGCTGGCCCGCGCGCCCGACTTCGCCGCGCTGCCGCCGGCCCAACGCCAGCGCATGATCGCCCAGCAGATCACACCGACGACCTGGTGGACCCGCACCGTCGCCGAGCACGCCGGGCTGCCACGCGACGGCGTCGTCTACGCCTATCATCCGATCGGCTTCGTGCTCTGGCTCAAGCAACTCCAGCAGCGCGAGACCGCGACGCGCGCGGCCGGTATCGAGGGCGCCGATCGCTGGCTCGGCCAGCTCGCCCCCTCGCACCTCACCGTCGACAGCGAGTCCGCCAACGAAATGACGGATGCGGAGGACTTCTACTCGGGAGAGCAGGGCAAGCAGCTCGAGCTCGAGGACCTCGTCAATGGCTATCCGGACTGA
- a CDS encoding HAD family hydrolase: MSARGNHPRAVIFDLDGTLVDSLADISTAMNGALAELGLPVHPAAAYRHFIGDGVEPMALRALPPERRDTASLSACVALWRRRYGDCLLEQTRPYPGVSALIDALSARGLRLAVLSNKADDLTLRIVAALFPGAPFAEVRGAREGVPKKPDPTAALAIAETLGVPPTRCLYVGDTAIDLDTARAARMVPVGVLWGFRPEQLRESNTAQLLEQPAALLNWLPGQAELPEDPR, translated from the coding sequence ATGAGCGCCCGCGGCAACCACCCGCGGGCGGTGATCTTCGACCTCGACGGGACCCTCGTCGATTCGTTGGCGGACATCAGCACGGCGATGAACGGCGCGCTCGCCGAGCTCGGCCTACCCGTCCATCCGGCGGCGGCCTACCGCCACTTCATCGGCGACGGCGTCGAGCCGATGGCCCTGCGCGCGCTGCCACCCGAGCGCCGCGACACGGCCTCCCTCAGCGCCTGCGTCGCGCTTTGGCGCCGACGCTATGGCGACTGCCTGCTCGAGCAAACGCGGCCTTACCCCGGCGTCAGCGCGCTGATCGACGCGCTGAGCGCGCGCGGCCTGCGGCTGGCCGTGCTCTCCAACAAGGCCGACGACCTGACCCTGCGCATCGTCGCCGCGCTCTTTCCCGGCGCGCCCTTCGCCGAGGTGCGCGGCGCCCGGGAGGGGGTGCCGAAGAAGCCCGACCCCACCGCCGCTCTAGCCATCGCCGAGACGCTCGGCGTGCCACCCACGCGCTGCCTCTACGTTGGCGACACGGCGATCGACCTCGACACCGCGCGCGCCGCGAGGATGGTGCCGGTGGGCGTGCTCTGGGGCTTCCGCCCCGAGCAGCTCCGCGAGAGCAACACGGCCCAGCTCCTCGAGCAACCCGCCGCGCTGTTGAACTGGCTGCCAGGGCAAGCCGAGCTGCCTGAGGACCCTCGCTAG
- the tssG gene encoding type VI secretion system baseplate subunit TssG, with translation MAKTPGPRSARELLSYLRDHAPRVAFFNALQLLERLLPGAARIGHSGPADDERLRIRPSLSLSCPVADLESIELPADDRGPVRLTVTFLGLYGVDSPLPPLYGEHLAQTAEEPGGQRVRAFLDLFHHRLYSLLFRAWRKSHPVGAGERPDALYDRLLALTGYSSRLGLGGPTMPRLAEARITVMQARTALGLEAMLRWRAGLTCRVEQALVRQADIPGDQRTRLGRQHCVLGNDLVAGARATDRNLVGLHVQAEDHAAWCRLAPRGVDRRAVDQAVADYLREPVPYELTVHLAAAQAPPWRLGTRQTALGRDTWLGCPRPAARWRWRQTVTSHPTAPLHPAVTSHPAVT, from the coding sequence ATGGCCAAAACGCCTGGGCCGCGAAGCGCTCGCGAGCTGCTGAGCTACCTGCGCGACCACGCACCGCGCGTGGCGTTCTTCAACGCGCTGCAGCTGCTGGAGCGCCTGCTGCCAGGAGCCGCGCGCATTGGCCATAGCGGCCCGGCCGACGACGAACGCCTGCGCATCCGCCCCTCGCTCTCGCTCTCCTGCCCGGTGGCCGACCTCGAGTCGATCGAGCTCCCGGCCGACGACCGCGGCCCTGTGCGGCTGACGGTGACCTTCCTCGGCCTCTATGGCGTCGATTCGCCGCTGCCCCCGCTCTACGGCGAGCACCTGGCGCAAACCGCCGAGGAGCCCGGAGGCCAGCGGGTGCGGGCTTTCCTCGATCTCTTTCACCACCGGCTCTACTCGCTGCTCTTTCGCGCCTGGCGCAAGTCGCATCCGGTCGGCGCCGGCGAGCGTCCCGACGCGCTCTACGATCGGCTGCTGGCGCTGACGGGCTACTCGAGCCGCCTCGGCCTCGGCGGTCCGACGATGCCGCGCCTGGCGGAGGCGCGGATCACGGTGATGCAGGCACGCACGGCGCTCGGGCTCGAGGCAATGCTGCGCTGGCGCGCGGGGCTCACCTGCCGCGTCGAGCAGGCGCTGGTCAGACAGGCCGACATCCCTGGCGATCAGCGCACGCGGCTCGGCCGCCAGCACTGCGTGCTGGGCAACGACCTGGTCGCGGGGGCGCGCGCCACCGATCGCAACCTCGTGGGCCTGCACGTGCAGGCCGAGGACCACGCGGCGTGGTGCCGCCTGGCGCCGCGCGGGGTCGATCGCCGCGCCGTCGACCAGGCCGTCGCCGACTACCTCCGTGAGCCGGTGCCTTACGAGCTCACCGTGCACCTGGCGGCGGCGCAGGCACCGCCGTGGCGCCTCGGCACCCGGCAGACGGCGCTCGGACGTGACACCTGGCTCGGTTGCCCTCGTCCCGCGGCGCGTTGGCGCTGGCGCCAAACAGTGACCTCACACCCCACAGCACCTTTACACCCCGCAGTAACTTCACACCCCGCAGTAACCTGA